The genomic region TGCCCTTGCTGGGCGCGTTCAATGTGGGGGTGAGCTTCTATTTCGCTTTCAGCGTGGCCATGCGTGCGCGCAATGTCAGTGGAGTGGATCGTTCGCTGATTTACGCCGCCATTCGCAAGCGCCTGCGCACGGCCCCCCTGAGCTTCTTTGTGCCCGCACGCCCCACAGCTCCGTAGCTCGATAGACATCGTTGGCTCAATTCCCGGGTCTGTCCTACACAGCCATCATGTTTCAGCAGGTAAATTGAGGCGTGGCCTCAATCGCCTGTTGAAATTCACGAGGGGAATCAATTCAAGGAGACAAGGAGAAGATCTGCGCTCCCTCTGCTCCTGCAACCTGTAGCCCTGCTGCAGCCTGCCATGCTTCATGGACCGGCCTCCAGCGGGCGCGCAGTGGCGCTGTGCGCCTCCTTCTCCCTTCGCGAACGCTCCCTCAGGCGATTACCGCATGTGGATGCCATGGCATGCACCGGGGCCATGGTGCGTTGAGGCAGGTGGCTTGCCGCCTTCAACAGCGCATCGTTTCTCAACCTCAGGGCCCTGCCCTTTGTCACACGAGGTCGCATGACATGAATGAACTTTTTGGTTTCTGGTCGCAATGGCTGCGGCCATCGGCGGGCCTTCCCACGGTGCAATGGTCGCTGCTGCTGGCGGCTGCCGCCGTCGTGGGTTACCTGTGCCAGCGGCACACCGGGTTGCCCAAAGTGGTGGGTTATACGCTGGTGGGCACGCTGGCAGGCCTGGCGGGCTTCAACGGTGCCGTCTGGCCCTTGCAGGGCATTGGCCTGTTCCTGGTGGAGCTGGGCATTGCCATCGTGCTGTTTGAGTGCGGGGGGCGCATTTCACTGCGCTGGTTCCGGCACAACCCCATGGTCCTGGTGCAGAGCATTGCCGAATCGGCCCTGACCTACTTTGCCGTGTACTGGACGCTGGTGTGGCTGGACCAGCCCACGCAGGTGGCTGGCCCATTGGCCCTGGTGGCCCTGGCAGCATCACCCGCGGTGCTGACGCGCGTGGTGGCCGATACGCGGGCCGCAGGCCCGGTGACGGAGCGGGCGGTGGTGCTGGCCACGCTGTCCACCCTGTACGCACTGACGCTGGGCTCGGCCTGGTCCGAGCAGATGAACCGGCATGCGGCCACCCTGCTGGATGCGATCTCTCCCGCAGTGGTCGTGCTGGGTGTCTCCATCCTGGTAGCAGCCGTGCTAACGCTGGTGCTGCGCATGGCGCTGCGGTTCATGAGCCCCACCAGCGAAAACACCTCCATGCTGCTGCTGGCGCTGATTGCCGCAGGGTCTACAGTGGCTTCCCACATGGGTGGATCGGCCCCGCTGGCTGCGCTGCTGGCAGGCATTCTGCTCAAGCAGCTCAATCCGCGCCCCTGGGCTTGGCCACGGCAGCTGGGCAACGCATCCTCGCTGCTCACCATGCTGATGTTTGTGCTGGTTTCCACCGTGGCCGCGCAGGCCGACTGGAGCGGGCCGGTGGCAGGCGCTGTGCTGGCCCTTATTGGCGTGCGGCTGGTGGCCAAGGCGCTGGGCGTGGCCATTGGCAACGTGGGTAGCGGTGCCAGCTGGCGCCAGGCCCTGTGGGTCGGTTGCGCCATGACGCCCATGTCTTCCATTGCCTTGCTGATTGCATCGCAGTTCGTGGTGGCCTCGCCGTCCACGGGCTACCGTATTGCCAGCATCGCACTGCCTGCCATCTTGCTGATGGAGATTCTGGGGGCCGTGATTGCCACTGTGGCCATCTACCGCGCAGGCGAAAGTTCCAAACCCTGGGCCCCGCTGCAGCGTGGCCGTGCCGGAGAATCCAATGAGTCTTGAAGCCTTCTCCCATTCCGAACCGCTGACACTGGGCGTCGAGCTGGAACTGCAACTCGTCAACACCCACGACTATGACCTGGCACCGTATGCAGAAGACATGCTGCGCCTGATGAAGAAGGTACCCCTGCCCGGCAGCGTGGTGCCCGAGATGACGAACAGCATGATCGAAATCTCCACCGCCGTGTGCCATTCGGCCAGCGAGGTGCTGGGGCAACTCACGCCCATCCGTGATGCGCTGGTCAAGAGTGCCGACAAGCTCAACATCGCCGTCGTGGGAGGTGGCACCCATCCCTTCCAGCAGTGGCATGAGCGCCGCATTTACGACAAGCCCCGCTTTCGTGAGCTGTCCGAGTTGTATGGCTACCTGTCCAAGCAGTTCACCATCTTCGGCCAGCACGTGCACATTGGCTGCCCCGATGCGAACGCTGCGCTGCTCATGCTGCACCGCATGAGCCGCTACATCCCGCACTTCATTGCGCTGTCGGCGTCCAGCCCCTACGTGCAGGGGCAGGACACCGCTTTTGACTCCGCGCGGCTGAACTCGGTGTTTGCATTTCCGCTGTCGGGCAGAGCTCCCTTTGTGCTGACCTGGGACGATTTTGGCAAGTACTTCGACAAGATGACCCGCACGGGCGTGGTGCGCAGCATGAAGGACTTCTACTGGGACATCCGCCCCAAGCCCGAGTTCGGCACCATCGAGATCCGAGTGTTCGATACGCCCTTGACCATTGAACGTGCTGCCGCACTGGCGGGCTATGTGCAGTCGCTGGGGGCATGGTTTCTGGCAGACCAGCCTTTCACTCCGCAGGAAGATGACTATCTGGTCTACACCTACAACCGCTTTCAGGCCTGCCGCTTTGGCATGGACGCGGTCTATGTAGACCCCGCCACGGGCGAGCACATGCCGCTGCGCGAGCACATCCTCATGACCATGGACCGCATTGCGGGCCACGCTGCTGCGCAGGGTGCCTCCAACGCCATGCATCTGCTGCGGCGCGAGACCGAAGCGGGCCAGAACGATGCACGCTGGCTGCGCGAGCGGCAGCGGCAGGAGCAACTACTAGCCGAAGTCAGCAGGCAGGCGGCGCAGCGCTTTCGCGGAACGCCTGCCTGAGTCATTGACCTGGCGGCGCCCTAAGCCACTTGCAGCGCTTGCTTGCGGGCCAGTTGCGTGCGGCCACCGTAGCCCCAGTCGCTGGCAGGCAGTTCACGCACGATCACGTAACTGGCTTGCGCCAGGGTGCCTCCCGCCGTCAGTTGCCGCTCCAGCTCTGCGTAGGCAGCTTGCACATAGGCGGCTTTTTCCTCTGCAGTGTTCGTGCCTGCCGTGATGCTGATCTCCAGCAACGCGGTGGGCTGCTGCACGGACTCTGCGCCAATGTGCCAGCGCG from Acidovorax sp. DW039 harbors:
- a CDS encoding cation:proton antiporter, whose product is MNELFGFWSQWLRPSAGLPTVQWSLLLAAAAVVGYLCQRHTGLPKVVGYTLVGTLAGLAGFNGAVWPLQGIGLFLVELGIAIVLFECGGRISLRWFRHNPMVLVQSIAESALTYFAVYWTLVWLDQPTQVAGPLALVALAASPAVLTRVVADTRAAGPVTERAVVLATLSTLYALTLGSAWSEQMNRHAATLLDAISPAVVVLGVSILVAAVLTLVLRMALRFMSPTSENTSMLLLALIAAGSTVASHMGGSAPLAALLAGILLKQLNPRPWAWPRQLGNASSLLTMLMFVLVSTVAAQADWSGPVAGAVLALIGVRLVAKALGVAIGNVGSGASWRQALWVGCAMTPMSSIALLIASQFVVASPSTGYRIASIALPAILLMEILGAVIATVAIYRAGESSKPWAPLQRGRAGESNES
- a CDS encoding YbdK family carboxylate-amine ligase; amino-acid sequence: MSLEAFSHSEPLTLGVELELQLVNTHDYDLAPYAEDMLRLMKKVPLPGSVVPEMTNSMIEISTAVCHSASEVLGQLTPIRDALVKSADKLNIAVVGGGTHPFQQWHERRIYDKPRFRELSELYGYLSKQFTIFGQHVHIGCPDANAALLMLHRMSRYIPHFIALSASSPYVQGQDTAFDSARLNSVFAFPLSGRAPFVLTWDDFGKYFDKMTRTGVVRSMKDFYWDIRPKPEFGTIEIRVFDTPLTIERAAALAGYVQSLGAWFLADQPFTPQEDDYLVYTYNRFQACRFGMDAVYVDPATGEHMPLREHILMTMDRIAGHAAAQGASNAMHLLRRETEAGQNDARWLRERQRQEQLLAEVSRQAAQRFRGTPA
- a CDS encoding tautomerase family protein, yielding MPTLVLKLTPLQNPERYRQLAVALTDLTVRVLGKRREVTAVVIDDLPAARWHIGAESVQQPTALLEISITAGTNTAEEKAAYVQAAYAELERQLTAGGTLAQASYVIVRELPASDWGYGGRTQLARKQALQVA